The Paracoccus albus region TCGCGATTTATCTCTATCGCGTGATCACCTGGAAACCGCATTGACAGCGGACGGCTCAGCGCCGATTTTCCGCGCGCCTCCAGCCAGTTAACGGATCGATCATATGACGCTTTCTTCACGGCAACTCGCAATCATCGCAGGCGCAGGTTCTGCCGCGCTGCTGATCACCGCGCTGATCTTTCAATCCATCGGATATGTCCCTTGTGAGCTGTGCATCCTGCAACGGTGGCCACATCTCGCGGCGGCGGCCATCGCGGCATTGCTGATTTTCATCGACAGACGCGTGCTTCGCTGGCTGGGCGTGCTGGCAGCGGGGTTGGCATGCGCCTTTGCCATTTATCACACCGGGGTCGAATTCGGCTGGTGGGAAGGGCCGTCGGCCTGCACGGGGGGCTTGGGCGATATCGGCGCACTCTCGGCCAAAGACCTGATGGCGCAACTGCAAACGGCCGAAGTCGTGCGCTGCGATCAGCCGCAGTGGTATTTCCTTGGCCTGACGATGGCAGCCTGGAACGCAATCTGCTCGGCGATTCTGACAGGCATCTGGCTTCGCTCGGCTTTCGGGCACGGCATAAGCATCCGATAGCGTTGCACCCAAGCCCGCGTAGGTGCTATACCGCGCGGCAACAATATCTTGAGGCGTGAGACGTGGCTGATACCCCCGAAGACGACGATCTGGAACTGGCCGGAAATGGCAATGACGGCGGGGATGACACGCCAGAACGCGTTGTCATGCATCATGACGGTCCCCAGATCGACATCACCGACGAAATGCGGTCGAGCTATCTCGATTATGCTATGTCGGTTATTGTCAGCCGCGCGATCCCGGACCTGCGTGACGGTCTGAAACCGGTGCATCGCCGCATCCTTTACGCGATGCACGAAACCGGCAACACGCATGACAAACCTTACCGCAAATCGGCCCGCCCGGTTGGCGACGTCATGGGTAAATATCACCCCCACGGTGACGGCGCGATCTATGACGCGCTTGTACGGATGGCGCAGGATTTTTCCATGTCGCTGCCGTTGCTGGACGGTCAGGGCAACTTCGGTTCGATGGACGGCGACCCGCCTGCGGCGATGCGCTATACCGAAGTGCGCATGGCAAAGCCCGCCGATTATCTGTTGGCCGATATCGACAAGGAAACGGTCGATTTTCAGGATAACTATGACGGTAAGGACCGCGAGCCCACGGTCCTGCCCGCACGCTTTCCGAACATGCTGGTCAATGGTGCGGGCGGTATCGCTGTCGGCATGGCCACCAACATCCCGCCCCACAATCTGGGCGAGGTTGTCGATGCAACGCTTTCACTGATCGAGAATCCTGACCTGTCGACCGAACGGTTGATGGAAATCGTGCCCGGTCCGGATTTCCCGACCGGCGGTACGATTCTTGGCCGTTCCGGCATCCGCAAAGCCTATCTGGAGGGTCGTGGTTCGGTCATCCTCCGCGCCAAGACCAGGATCGAGGAAATCCGCAAGGACCGCTATGCGATTGTAATCGAAGAAGTCCCGTATCAGGTCAACAAGGCCACGATGATCGAGAAGATCGCCGAACTGGCCAAGGAGAAGCGGATCGAGGGCATTGCACATGTGCAAGACGAATCCGACCGTCACGGCGTTCGCGTCGTTGTCGAGCTGAAGCGCGATGCAACGGCAGAGGTCGTGCTGAACCAGCTGTTCCGCTTCACGCCGATGCAAACCAGTTTTGGCGCGAACATGCTTGCGCTGAATGGCGGCAGGCCGGAACAGCTGACTTTGCGCGACTTCCTGACCCATTTCATCTCGTTCCGAGAGGAGGTCGTCGCCCGTCGCACCGCCTTTGAACTGCGCAAGGCGCGCGAACGCAGCCATGTGCTGTGCGGTCTGGCGGTTGCCGTTTCGAACGTGGATGAGGTGGTTGCGACCATCCGCTCTTCCGCCGATGCGGCCGAGGCCCGACGGCGCCTGATGGAGCGCCGCTGGCCAGCCCATGACATCCTTGAATATCTCAAGCTGATCGACGATCCGCGCCACCCGGTCAACGATGACGGCACCTATAACCTGTCTGAAACGCAGGCTCGTGCAATCCTCGACCTGCGCCTGCAACGCCTGACCCAGCTTGGCGTTCAGGAAGTTACCGACGAATTGCAGGAACTGGCAGATGCGATCCGCGAATATCTTGCGATCCTTGCCAGCCGCGAACGGATCATGGGCATCATCTCGGACGAGTTGAACGAGGTGAGAGATCTGTTCGCTGTGCCCCGCCGCACAGAGATCCTCGAATGGTCCGGCGATATGGACGATGAGGACCTGATCGAGCGTGAGGATATGGTCGTCACCATCACTTCTGGCGGCTACATCAAACGGACCGCGCTTGCCGAATTCCGCTCTCAGAAGCGGGGTGGCAAGGGACTTTCCGGGATGGCCACGAAAGAGGATGACGTTGTCACCACCCTGTTCGTCGCCAATACCCATACCGAATTGCTGTTCTTTACAACCGGGGGTATGGTCTATCGCCTCAAAACCTGGCGTCTGCCGCTTGGCGGGCGGACCGCGCGAGGCAAGGCACTGGTCAATATCCTGCCCATCGACAACGGAACCTCTATCGCCGCACTTCTGCCGATGGATGCGCCGGAAGAAGAATGGGACAACTATCAGGTTATCTTTGCCACAGACGGTGGCGAGGTGCGCCGGAATGCCCTGTCCGACTTCACCAACATTAAGTCGAACGGCAAAATCGCGATGAAACTGCCCCAGGACACCAGCCTGATCGGTGTGCGCATGGCCACCGATGATGACGACGTCATGCTGGTGACCGCGAAGGGCCGCGCAATCCGCTTTGCCGCAACCGATCTGCGTGTTTTCCAAAGCCGTTCGTCCACCGGCGTGCGCGGCATCCGCCTGGGTGCGGGCGATACGGTCGTTTCCATGTCCGTGATCCGCCATTTCGAAGCCGACCCAGCCGAACGCGCCGCCTATCTGAAAATGCGCCGCGCTGTTGCCGGCGCATTGGATGATGGTGCAGAGCCGGATGAAGATGACGACAACGTTGCGGAAGGCAGCATCACGCAGGAACGCTATGCCCAGATGTCTGCGGCAGAGGATTTGATCCTGACGATCACGGCCAAAGGGTCCGGCAAGATCAGCTCCAGCTTCGATTACCCGCTGCGCGGTCGCGGCGGCCAGGGTGTGATGGCCATGGACAAGGCGCTTCGCGGCGGTCAGCTTGTCGCCTCTTTCCCGGTAGAGTCTGACGATCAGATCATGCTGGCCACCTCGACCGGACAGTCGATCAGGGTGCCGGTTGAAGGCATCAGCTTCCGCTCAAGATCTGCGGGCGGTGTGCGCGTCTTTAACACATCCAAGGGCGAAACCGTTGTTTCCGTTGCACGTATCGCGGATCAGGGCGAGGATGAGGCAGAAGACAACGCCGAATCCTGATCGCGAGGACAAAATTGGAGCAACAGAATCAGCTTCTGCGTGACCGGCTGCAAACGGGGTTTCTCGGCGTCATAGCCTTTGCGCTGCTGATGTTCCTGCTGGTTCAGGCCAAGTTCATCCTGATCTGCCTTGCCATCGCGATTATCATCTTCTCGCTTACCTCTGACGCCATCGGAGCGATTGCGCGTCAGAGGGTGCCGAACTGGCTGGCGACGACCATCGCACTATTGCTGATCGCCTTTGGCCTCCTCTGGGCCGCGGCAACCGTCGTCAGCCAGATCAATGAGGTTGTGACAACCTCTATTTCCTATGCAGAACAGATGCAGGCCGCCCTGCCCTCATTGCTGGAATGGCTGGGACCAGAGGCGCAGGAAACCGTCGATACCATCATTCGCAACATAAATGTGACCGGATGGATGCGCACGGCGGCTGGTGGTGCCTCAAATTTGTTGTCGGCGACTGTGCTGATCATCCTGTTCGTCGGCTTCATGTTTGCAGAAAGGGTCTGGTTTCCACTGAAAATCGAAAGCCTGCTCAGCGGGGATCGCGCATCGGCCGCGCATGTGCGCCAGATCATCACGTCTATCATGCGGCGCGTGAACAGGTATCTGATCGTCAAAACGATTGTCAGCGGCGCAACGGCTATCTGCGTCTACGGGATTTTCACACTTGCCAAACTGCCGCTTGCAGGGGCCATCGCGCTTCTGACCTTTGCGCTGAATTTTCTGCCATCGGTCGGGTCGATCATTGCGACGGTGATCGCCGTTGCGCTGACCTATGTGCTGACGGCCGATGTCGGCACAACACTTGCCATCGCCGCCGCCTGCAGCGCGGTGCAATTTGCCATCGGCAACGTGATAGACCCGATGCTGCTAGGTCAGACGCTGCGGCTGTCGAGCTTTGGCATCATCCTGTCGCTTGCCTTCTGGGGGGCTATCTGGGGCATTCCGGGCATGTTCCTGGCGGTTCCGATCATGGTCGCAATCATGATCGTCTGTGCGCATATCCCCTGGATGCGGCCCATCGCCATCATGCTATCGCGCGAAGGCCATCCCGATGACGGAATGGCCGACGAATAACCTCTCAGTCGCGGAAGTTCCGGCTTTCCTTGATCTGGTCCCATGCCCAGACAACTTCTGCAAGACGCTCTTCGTCAGAGCGGTCGCCGCCATTCATATCTGGATGAAGAACCTTAACCAAAGCCTTGTACTGCTTTCGTATTTCTGGCCTCGTCCAGCCATCCTTCGCTTCCAGAATATCAAGCGCGCGTCGTTCGGTCGGTGGCAGCTTGCGCCGCAGCCCGGTTTCACGAACGGACGGATCCGTGCCGTTCGATCCCAGAATTTCCAAAGGATCGCTGACACCGTGGCGCGCCCATGCCTGTTCCTGCGCGGCCTTTCCGAATGGCTTGGTCGGGCGTTCCCACACGGTGGCGTTGTCCAGAAACTCCTGAAACTCTTCTTCCGACTGACCCTGAAAATAGTTCCAGTTCAGATTGTATTCGCGAACGTGATCCTTGCAGAACCAGTAGTAGTCATCCAACGACCGGGGAGATTTCGGCGCACGGTATTGACCCGCCTCCTCACAGCCCTCTTTGTCACAGATACGCGTCGACGTCTCAAACGCCCCCGTCATCCCGCGACGGCCCTTGGAACGGCGTTTTTTGTCAGTTTTAGCAGAAAGATCGAATCCGAAAGGGTCGTCGTTGGTCATGCCAGTGCCTTGTTCTCGTAGGGGTCGACATACTAAGCTATTTGCGACCGGATGAAAGGGGGCTTCGATGATTGCCGACCAGATGCGCGAAAGACTGCAGGGTCTGTCACCCACAATGCTGGAGATCGTCGATGAATCCGAACAGCATCGCGGTCACGCCGGCTTTCGCGAAGGCGGGCAGTCCCATTTCAGGATCCGCATTGCCTCGCCCTCTTTCGCAGGGAAAAGCCGCCTGGAACGGCATCGGCTGGTTCACATCACGCTTGGCGACATCGTTCCGCGCATTCATGCACTTGCGATCGAAATCACAGCCTGAGAGCGGTTCGTTTCAGCAATCATAAAAGCAAAAAGCCGGGCGCAGGCCCGGCGTTTGCTGGAAGAAACTGGAGCGGGCGATGAGATTCGAACTCACGACCCTAACCTTGGCAAGGTTATGCTCTACCCCTGAGCTACGCCCGCATCCGTTTCTGGCCGGTAGCCTTGGCCGCCGGTGAGGGGTCATTTAGGTCAGCACGCCCGGG contains the following coding sequences:
- a CDS encoding AI-2E family transporter, which translates into the protein MEQQNQLLRDRLQTGFLGVIAFALLMFLLVQAKFILICLAIAIIIFSLTSDAIGAIARQRVPNWLATTIALLLIAFGLLWAAATVVSQINEVVTTSISYAEQMQAALPSLLEWLGPEAQETVDTIIRNINVTGWMRTAAGGASNLLSATVLIILFVGFMFAERVWFPLKIESLLSGDRASAAHVRQIITSIMRRVNRYLIVKTIVSGATAICVYGIFTLAKLPLAGAIALLTFALNFLPSVGSIIATVIAVALTYVLTADVGTTLAIAAACSAVQFAIGNVIDPMLLGQTLRLSSFGIILSLAFWGAIWGIPGMFLAVPIMVAIMIVCAHIPWMRPIAIMLSREGHPDDGMADE
- a CDS encoding BolA family protein, which encodes MIADQMRERLQGLSPTMLEIVDESEQHRGHAGFREGGQSHFRIRIASPSFAGKSRLERHRLVHITLGDIVPRIHALAIEITA
- a CDS encoding J domain-containing protein, which gives rise to MTNDDPFGFDLSAKTDKKRRSKGRRGMTGAFETSTRICDKEGCEEAGQYRAPKSPRSLDDYYWFCKDHVREYNLNWNYFQGQSEEEFQEFLDNATVWERPTKPFGKAAQEQAWARHGVSDPLEILGSNGTDPSVRETGLRRKLPPTERRALDILEAKDGWTRPEIRKQYKALVKVLHPDMNGGDRSDEERLAEVVWAWDQIKESRNFRD
- a CDS encoding disulfide bond formation protein B, whose protein sequence is MTLSSRQLAIIAGAGSAALLITALIFQSIGYVPCELCILQRWPHLAAAAIAALLIFIDRRVLRWLGVLAAGLACAFAIYHTGVEFGWWEGPSACTGGLGDIGALSAKDLMAQLQTAEVVRCDQPQWYFLGLTMAAWNAICSAILTGIWLRSAFGHGISIR
- the gyrA gene encoding DNA gyrase subunit A, with translation MADTPEDDDLELAGNGNDGGDDTPERVVMHHDGPQIDITDEMRSSYLDYAMSVIVSRAIPDLRDGLKPVHRRILYAMHETGNTHDKPYRKSARPVGDVMGKYHPHGDGAIYDALVRMAQDFSMSLPLLDGQGNFGSMDGDPPAAMRYTEVRMAKPADYLLADIDKETVDFQDNYDGKDREPTVLPARFPNMLVNGAGGIAVGMATNIPPHNLGEVVDATLSLIENPDLSTERLMEIVPGPDFPTGGTILGRSGIRKAYLEGRGSVILRAKTRIEEIRKDRYAIVIEEVPYQVNKATMIEKIAELAKEKRIEGIAHVQDESDRHGVRVVVELKRDATAEVVLNQLFRFTPMQTSFGANMLALNGGRPEQLTLRDFLTHFISFREEVVARRTAFELRKARERSHVLCGLAVAVSNVDEVVATIRSSADAAEARRRLMERRWPAHDILEYLKLIDDPRHPVNDDGTYNLSETQARAILDLRLQRLTQLGVQEVTDELQELADAIREYLAILASRERIMGIISDELNEVRDLFAVPRRTEILEWSGDMDDEDLIEREDMVVTITSGGYIKRTALAEFRSQKRGGKGLSGMATKEDDVVTTLFVANTHTELLFFTTGGMVYRLKTWRLPLGGRTARGKALVNILPIDNGTSIAALLPMDAPEEEWDNYQVIFATDGGEVRRNALSDFTNIKSNGKIAMKLPQDTSLIGVRMATDDDDVMLVTAKGRAIRFAATDLRVFQSRSSTGVRGIRLGAGDTVVSMSVIRHFEADPAERAAYLKMRRAVAGALDDGAEPDEDDDNVAEGSITQERYAQMSAAEDLILTITAKGSGKISSSFDYPLRGRGGQGVMAMDKALRGGQLVASFPVESDDQIMLATSTGQSIRVPVEGISFRSRSAGGVRVFNTSKGETVVSVARIADQGEDEAEDNAES